The sequence TCGACCTGAAATTCCCGGCAAAAGCCATGGAAAGTTTCTCGTTCAGGTTTAAAGGGCACCTGGAGCAGCCGTATAATTTTATTTTACTACGGCTGGATAGTAATACGCATGAGGCCATTGTACCTGTAAAAATAGTAGGGAACGAATATGAATTCAGGAGCGATATATTTAAGGAACCCGGCCGGTACGAGATCTTGATAACGGTATCTCTGCATAACCCCTGGCTGGGTAGCGTACGTATACCCTTCACCGTATTGCCGCCTTTGCCCGAAGAACGGCAGTATACAGCTGCCCAGTTAAAAACCTACGCGTTTTGGGTAGTAGTTGCCGTGATCATTATTTTAGCGGGTGTTTATGTATACAGTAAGCAAAAAGTAAACAAGGCCAATCGACAAAAAGCCATGGCAGGGATGCGGCTAAATTCCATACAATCGCAACTGAACCCGCATTTTATGTTCAACGCGCTTACATCTATCCAAAACCTGGTGAACCAGCACGATATGGAAGGTGCAAACAATTATCTCAGTAAATTTGCAGGGCTTACCCGGCAGGTGCTCAACACCGGCGGGAAGGAGTTGATCAGCCTGGAAGATGAGTTGCATATTATTGAAGACTACCTTCAAATAGAGCAACTGCGTTTTGGTTTTGCGTATACAATTACAATTGGCAACGACATTAACCGCGCCAATACCGAAATACCGGCCATGTTGCTGCAGCCCTTTATTGAAAATGCCGCTAAGCATGGGGTAAGCGCGCTGAAAGCAAATGGTAAGATCAGCATCAGCATAAAAAAAGACTGGCAACACCTGCTGATCACTATTGCTGATAATGGCCCCGGTTTTGGCAATACCACCCATATCGGCAACGGCATAGGTTTGCAGCTTACCGATGAACGCATTGACCTGTTAAACCAGATATATAAAGACCAACCTATTGATTATAAAATTAGCAGTAAAGATAACGGCGCAACTATTACAATTACCTTAACAAATTGGGCTTGATATCGCTATTTTTAACCAATGGATATTACCTGTGTAATTATTGACGATGAGCCAAACAACATCAGTAACCTGCAAGCCATTTTACAGGCGCATTGCAATGGCATCAACGTAGCAGCCACCGCTATGGATGCCGATGAGGGTATAGCCGCTATTATTCGCCATCAACCTGGCTTGGTTTTTTTGGATATCCAGATGCCGGGCAAATCGGGCTTCGAGGTGTTAAAGACATTCCATCAGCCCGCGTTCGAGGTGATCTTCATCACCGCTTATGATCAGTATGGTATACAGGCCATCAAATTTTCGGCATTGGATTATTTGTTGAAGCCCATCAATATTACCGAACTGAAGTTGGCCATTGAAAAAGCCCGGCAACGCATCATAGCTAAAGATAAAGACCGCAAACTGGAAAACCTGTTGGCCTACATGCAACGGGGACAAAGGGAGGTACCCAAAATTGCCCTACCCACGCTGCAGGAGATCCGCTATGTTAAGGTTGATGAAATAACCCGCTGCGAGGCATCAGACAATTATACCACATTTTGTACCGCCGCGGGCGAACGCATACTGGTTTGCAAAACCCTGAAAGAATTTGCCGAACTGCTGCAGCCGCACGGATTTGTCCGCGCGCACCAATCGCACCTGGTAAACATGCAGTTTGTAAAAAGCCTTTTAAAGGAAGATGGCGGCACGTTGCTGATGAAGGATGGCGTTAAGGTACCCATATCCCGCCAAAACAGGGATATGGTGAAGGCGGCTTTGAGCGGGATGTTGTGAGAAAGTTGGAAAGTCCGGAAGTCGGGAAAGTCCGAAAGATATGGCGTATAGTTTTTGTCTTTCGGACTTTTCGGACTTTCCCGACTTCCGGACTAAAATAAAATTCCTACCTTTGCCCCTGTAATTCTCATAGGGGTGCCTTGCTTTGAGCAATCAAACTGAAAGACAGGCTGAGATCATACCCGTGAGCCCCCCAGCCCCCTAAAGGGGGAGTTAGGTAGTAAAAGTGACGTCCTTTACTATTTATACTCCCCCTTCAGGGGGGGCGGGGGGCTCTGCACCTGATCCGGATAATGCCGGCGTAGGGAAATAGGTAATAAGTTATTGTACCGTGTGCTGTACCCTGGCACAAGGTTATTTTAACAGTTTTTATTTTTTATCATTTTGAAAAAGTTATTAGTGGCGTTAACCGCCTTGCTGCTGCCTGTCCTGGCCGTAGCGCAGCTTTCCTTATCGGGAAAGATCACCGATCAGCAAACTGGCACTGCCTTGCCCGGTGCCACCATCAGCCTTAGTAACGGGCGCAATACCGTAACCAACACACAGGGCGCTTACCTGTTCAGCAATTTAAAAAGTGGCAGCTACACGCTTAACGTAAGCTATATTGGTTACAAACCTCAACAAGTTTCCATCTCACTTACTACCACTACCACACACGATATCAGCCTGAAAGCGGGCAGCACCATTACCGAAGAGGTGACCGTAACCGGTACCCGCGCATCGGACAAGTCGCCCACGGCATTTACCAACCTGAGTAAAAAAGATATCGAGAAGAATAATACCGGCCGTGGTTTCGAGTACCTGCTGGAGCAAACACCATCAACTGTGGTAACATCTAATGCGGGCGCTGGTGTGGGCTATACCAGTATCCGTATCCGCGGATCGGACCCGACCCGCATTAACGTAACCCTGAACGGCATCCCCATGAACGATGCGGAAGACCAGGGTGTTTACTTTGTGGATCTGCCCGACCTGGCCTCATCTACAGATAACATACAGGTGCAGCGTGGTGTAGGTACATCAACCAACGGCGCGGGTGCATTTGGGGCCAGCATCAATATCCAAACCACCACCCGCCGCGATTCGGCCTATGCCGAACTGAACAACTCGGCAGGATCGTACGGTACCATTAAGAACAGCGTTAGCGTAGGTACCGGCTTGCTGAACAATCATTTTACTTTTGATGGCCGCATTGCCCGCATCAACTCGGATGGGTATATCGACAGGGCTTTCTCTAAGCTGAAATCGTACTTTTTGAGTGGTGCTTATTATGGTAAAAGCAGTGTGTTGCGTTTGAATGTGTTCTCGGGCTACGAACAAACCTACCAGGCCTGGAATGGTGTACCCGAAGATATTTTGAACAATGGCAACCGCCGTTATAATGAGGTAGGTTACATTAATAGCAGTAACAGTTATTATAAGAATCAGACCGATAACTATACCCAAAACTATTACCAATTATTGTACGATCAGCAGCTGAGCACTAAATTGTCTTTCAGCGGGGCGTTGCATTATACGCAGGGTTCGGGTTATTACGAGGAGTATAAGAACGATCAGGATGTTACAGCTTACGGTCTGAAACCCGTAACTATTGGCGGGGTGCCCATCACCAATACCGACCTGGTTCGCCGCCTGTGGCTGGATAACGATTTTTATGGGATGACCTATAACTTCAACTACCAGGCATCAAATAAACTGAACCTGAAGCTGGGTGGTGCTTATAACGAATACAAAGGCCGCCACTATGATAACATTGAGTGGACGCAGCAAAGCACCAATATCCCTCCCGATTACGAATACTCGCGTAATGGCGCTAAAAAAACCGACTTTAATAGCTTCCTGCGTGCCGAGTTTCGCCCGGCGGATAACCTGTTGCTGTATGGCGATGTGCAGTACCGGCACATTTACTATTCGTTCCTGGGTTTCGACCGTAACCTGAACAATGTGCAGCAGCAGGCTACCATGAACTTTTTTAACCCGAAGGCGGGTATCACCTATACGCTGAACGGTAACAGCGATGTATACGCGTCGGTAGCGGTGGGTAACCACGAGCCAAACCGTAACGATTTTACTAATTCATCACCGGCCAGTCGCCCCAAAGCCGAGCACCTGACCGATTTTGAAGCCGGTTACCGCATCAAGGCTGATAATTTTACCGGGGGGATCAATGGCTTTTACATGCTATATAAAAATCAGCTGGTATTAACCGGTTCGTTAAATGATGTGGGCGAAGCTATCCGCACCAATATCGATAATAGCTACCGCGCGGGTGTGGAGCTAAGCGGCCGTTACCAATTTGTGCCCTCGCTGGTATGGTCGGTAAATGCTACCATTAGCACCAATAAGGTGAAAAACTTTAAGCA comes from Mucilaginibacter mali and encodes:
- a CDS encoding LytR/AlgR family response regulator transcription factor, whose translation is MDITCVIIDDEPNNISNLQAILQAHCNGINVAATAMDADEGIAAIIRHQPGLVFLDIQMPGKSGFEVLKTFHQPAFEVIFITAYDQYGIQAIKFSALDYLLKPINITELKLAIEKARQRIIAKDKDRKLENLLAYMQRGQREVPKIALPTLQEIRYVKVDEITRCEASDNYTTFCTAAGERILVCKTLKEFAELLQPHGFVRAHQSHLVNMQFVKSLLKEDGGTLLMKDGVKVPISRQNRDMVKAALSGML
- a CDS encoding TonB-dependent receptor encodes the protein MKKLLVALTALLLPVLAVAQLSLSGKITDQQTGTALPGATISLSNGRNTVTNTQGAYLFSNLKSGSYTLNVSYIGYKPQQVSISLTTTTTHDISLKAGSTITEEVTVTGTRASDKSPTAFTNLSKKDIEKNNTGRGFEYLLEQTPSTVVTSNAGAGVGYTSIRIRGSDPTRINVTLNGIPMNDAEDQGVYFVDLPDLASSTDNIQVQRGVGTSTNGAGAFGASINIQTTTRRDSAYAELNNSAGSYGTIKNSVSVGTGLLNNHFTFDGRIARINSDGYIDRAFSKLKSYFLSGAYYGKSSVLRLNVFSGYEQTYQAWNGVPEDILNNGNRRYNEVGYINSSNSYYKNQTDNYTQNYYQLLYDQQLSTKLSFSGALHYTQGSGYYEEYKNDQDVTAYGLKPVTIGGVPITNTDLVRRLWLDNDFYGMTYNFNYQASNKLNLKLGGAYNEYKGRHYDNIEWTQQSTNIPPDYEYSRNGAKKTDFNSFLRAEFRPADNLLLYGDVQYRHIYYSFLGFDRNLNNVQQQATMNFFNPKAGITYTLNGNSDVYASVAVGNHEPNRNDFTNSSPASRPKAEHLTDFEAGYRIKADNFTGGINGFYMLYKNQLVLTGSLNDVGEAIRTNIDNSYRAGVELSGRYQFVPSLVWSVNATISTNKVKNFKQYLYNYDTDTNDLTQYNKTDIAYSPNLTGSSTISWQPVKNTDIAFISKYVGRQYLDNTSAKSRSIDAFFVNDVRLNYNFSFKGVKNVGVGLLVNNVFSKKYVSDGATYPDIEGGKVVNYNYFFPQAPVNFLASLNVRF
- a CDS encoding sensor histidine kinase translates to MRKVILLVGLLVLYLQSRSQNPGTTFPAQQYRHSSRADSAIEAKKSAHEAAYKAIHSGQPVPFGNKIAVVGEYYADQAKEWSAGNVFQIQDNNFYLFDKWLAIQNPRTKDSLRKLSPNNYALRPLRSKILLGVKLNPMLTNYNGGSVQSMSKGFPYFTIRDSSAAVVYAMGVNPGNVKQYRYHAVLNDSTEIVPWSVPQLVKPDGATQQYGFIGRFAQPGKQVIVEVVNTNDYNDRAGILLDWHTNHDPEIIDFSGHAYNMSFSLNDTKRGYSTKMDKHTNLPLDLKFPAKAMESFSFRFKGHLEQPYNFILLRLDSNTHEAIVPVKIVGNEYEFRSDIFKEPGRYEILITVSLHNPWLGSVRIPFTVLPPLPEERQYTAAQLKTYAFWVVVAVIIILAGVYVYSKQKVNKANRQKAMAGMRLNSIQSQLNPHFMFNALTSIQNLVNQHDMEGANNYLSKFAGLTRQVLNTGGKELISLEDELHIIEDYLQIEQLRFGFAYTITIGNDINRANTEIPAMLLQPFIENAAKHGVSALKANGKISISIKKDWQHLLITIADNGPGFGNTTHIGNGIGLQLTDERIDLLNQIYKDQPIDYKISSKDNGATITITLTNWA